AGAAGAGTAAGACTGGTAAGCATGGATCCGCCAAGGTCAGGATAGTGGGTATGGGCGTATTCGATAATGTTAAGAGAACCTTAATAGTACCTGCTGACGCCCAGGTCGAAGTGCCGATAATTGAGAAGTTCGTTGCCCAGGTAGTGGCTAAGGTTGGTGATTCCTGGCAATTAATGGACCTGAGAAACTATACAACGTTTGAAGTTCCAGAGAGCCAAATTGAGGAGGATATTAAGGGTAAGATCGAGCCTGGTATTGAGGTTGAGGTTTGGGATATCGCTGGTAGGAGGAAGATAATTAGGGTTAGGTAATTGCCATAAAATCAACTAACGAATACCTTATACTGATCAGCACCCTGTAATTCCCTCAATATTCTGTCAATAATTAACTTCTCAGGGTCAATACCAATCCTACTCTTTATATCCTCAAAGGACTGGAAAGGCTTCTTCCTCCTCTCCTCAAGTATTTGCCAAAGCGTCTTCTTACCAATACCCTTAAGTAACTCTAGGCTATGCATTTTCAGGGTTATTGGACCAGCCTTATTAAAGAAGTCAACGAACCTACTCTCCTGGGCCTTAACAATCTTCGCAACTATCTCAGGAAGCGCGTTCTTTGCCTCACTGGTTAATTCATCATAATTAATCCTCCTAACTATCTTATTCACCTTATCCCTAGGTCCATTACCTATGTAAACCCTTTCACCAACCTCAGCCGCAGTGTTTGGTTTCAATGTTAATTCAAGAAGTGTGAAGAACTGATCACCAATGGCCTGTACATAGGCCTCATTCTTAGGAAACCCCTTCTTAATAAGGGATGGGTCCTTAATGAGCATTTGCTCCGGCGGTATTATGTCCAGTATGTAGGCATAGTCCTCACGCTTAACCATTAATAACACCCTCTAGGATTCCTTAGTGCTTTTTAGTAGGTTGAGGATATCCT
This is a stretch of genomic DNA from Vulcanisaeta moutnovskia 768-28. It encodes these proteins:
- a CDS encoding translation initiation factor IF-5A; its protein translation is MSTKPTEAGSVKEGSYLMIDGEPCKVVEVEKSKTGKHGSAKVRIVGMGVFDNVKRTLIVPADAQVEVPIIEKFVAQVVAKVGDSWQLMDLRNYTTFEVPESQIEEDIKGKIEPGIEVEVWDIAGRRKIIRVR
- a CDS encoding DUF655 domain-containing protein, with protein sequence MVKREDYAYILDIIPPEQMLIKDPSLIKKGFPKNEAYVQAIGDQFFTLLELTLKPNTAAEVGERVYIGNGPRDKVNKIVRRINYDELTSEAKNALPEIVAKIVKAQESRFVDFFNKAGPITLKMHSLELLKGIGKKTLWQILEERRKKPFQSFEDIKSRIGIDPEKLIIDRILRELQGADQYKVFVS